One window of the Zygotorulaspora mrakii chromosome 6, complete sequence genome contains the following:
- the ESF2 gene encoding RNA-binding ATPase activator ESF2 (similar to Saccharomyces cerevisiae ESF2 (YNR054C); ancestral locus Anc_6.381): MAIESGDHSDFSSDDETSSKNFLIVSKKAGREVDAHLIDEGADEKELSADFAIKSDPQEVQKGVTDEDDAKSSIQRELEKNNHKETVVTKKSSPHDKRTLNATKKLNHKTGVVYLSSIPPYMKPAKMRQILSKFGDVDRLFLRRENEQKHKQRTRGGGNRKVMYEEGWAEFIRKRDAKLCAQTLNGNIIGGKKGSFYHDDILNVKYLPGFKWTDLTEQIARENDIRQSKLEKEITLANKLNAEYAKNVEISRTITNMRKSKKRSSNDDNQIHRNFKQHKVSTTRADAPEHIKNTSSSNELGSVLNNLL; encoded by the coding sequence ATGGCTATCGAGAGCGGTGATCATTCCGATTTCTCTTCAGATGACGAGACTTCTTcgaaaaactttttgattgtATCCAAAAAGGCTGGTAGAGAAGTTGATGCTCATTTGATTGATGAAGGAGCGGATGAAAAGGAACTCTCTGCCGACTTTGCTATTAAAAGTGATCCTCAGGAGGTCCAAAAAGGTGTTACAGACGAAGATGACGCCAAAAGTAGTATTCAACGTGAATTAGAGAAAAATAATCATAAGGAAACTGTAGTAACCAAGAAAAGCTCTCCACATGATAAAAGAACACTAAATGCTACCAAGAAACTCAATCACAAAACCGGTGTAGTGTACCTTTCGAGTATCCCCCCATATATGAAACCCGCTAAAATGAGACAAATATTATCGAAGTTTGGCGATGTCGATCGTCTCTTTTTAAGAAGAGAGAATGAGCAGAAACATAAACAGAGAACAAGAGGTGGTGGAAATAGGAAGGTCATGTATGAGGAGGGATGGGCAGAGTTCATAAGGAAAAGAGACGCTAAGCTTTGTGCTCAAACTTTGAATGGAAACATCATCGGCGGCAAGAAGGGATCTTTTTATCATGATGACATTCTAAACGTTAAATATTTACCTGGCTTCAAATGGACTGACTTGACCGAACAAATAGCTAGAGAAAACGACATAAGACAGTCAAAAttagagaaagaaataacaTTAGCAAACAAGTTGAATGCTGAATACGctaaaaatgttgaaattaGCAGAACTATAACAAACATGAGAAAGAGCAAGAAAAGGTCCAGTAACGACGACAATCAAATACATCGAAACTTCAAGCAGCACAAAGTATCCACCACAAGGGCAGATGCTCCAGAGCACATCAAAAATACCAGTTCATCTAACGAACTCGGCTCTGTACTAAATAACTTGTTATAA
- the POP2 gene encoding CCR4-NOT core DEDD family RNase subunit POP2 (similar to Saccharomyces cerevisiae POP2 (YNR052C); ancestral locus Anc_6.379): MQPINMQAHMFPMGDQFFTHHPPNEQQPGMGMNGPQVFSPQLNQARLLSQQPGIVQTTQGMSNPQELQNPYMLKQNMDSQLSQQQASFQHQHQHQPQQQNMSINGPVGISAAAAAANRPPGLNILRQGAPGMNRPGNSHMPKQNLNNAGGASSVVLPPPNHLFIREVWKNNLYAEFATIRKLAMEYNHISVSTEFVGTIARPIGNFRSKTDYHYQTMRSNVDFLNPIQIGVSMCDANGNKPEDGPSTWQFNFHFDEGQEMMSSESFELLQKSGINFDNHLNNGIDMFEFSQLMIDSGLLMDDSITWITYHAAYDFGFLVNILTNNCMPNNREDFEWWVHRFLPNFYDLNLICKVIQDFRQQQQQQQPQQQQPQQQPQQFTLASLAEDLGISRFPLFTTTAGQSLLTSLGFFQLSKLSMNKLPNGTTFETYRNLIYGINGE; the protein is encoded by the coding sequence ATGCAGCCCATCAATATGCAAGCTCACATGTTCCCGATGGGTgatcaatttttcaccCATCATCCCCCAAATGAACAGCAACCTGGAATGGGTATGAATGGTCCTCAAGTATTTTCACCGCAGCTGAATCAGGCACGATTACTTTCTCAACAACCGGGAATAGTTCAGACAACACAAGGAATGAGTAATCCGCAAGAGCTACAGAATCCGTATATGCTGAAACAAAATATGGATTCTCAACTTTCACAGCAGCAAGCTTCATTTCAGCACCAGCATCAACACCAGCCCCAACAACAGAATATGAGTATTAACGGACCCGTGGGCAtttcagcagcagcagcagcggCAAACAGACCACCTGGATTAAACATTTTACGTCAAGGGGCGCCAGGAATGAATAGACCAGGAAACAGTCACATGCCAAAACAGAATTTAAATAATGCAGGAGGAGCCTCATCTGTAGTTTTGCCACCTCCAAACCACCTTTTTATTCGAGAAGTTTGGAAGAATAATCTATATGCAGAATTCGCGACAATAAGAAAACTTGCAATGGAATACAATCATATATCGGTAAGCACAGAATTTGTGGGCACAATCGCGAGGCCGATCGGAAATTTCAGATCAAAAACAGACTACCATTATCAGACGATGAGGTCAAACgtggattttttgaatcccATACAGATTGGGGTATCTATGTGCGATGCAAATGGAAATAAACCGGAGGATGGACCCTCCACTTGGCAGTTCAACTTTCATTTCGACGAAGGTCAAGAAATGATGTCCTCCGAGTCCTTTGAATTGTTGCAGAAATCTGGAATTAACTTCGATAATCACCTAAACAATGGCATAGATATGTTTGAATTTTCGCAGCTAATGATCGATTCAGGTCTATTAATGGATGATAGTATAACATGGATAACATATCATGCAGCGTACGATTTTGGTTTTCTAGTGAATATTCTCACAAATAATTGTATGCCAAATAATAGGGAAGATTTCGAATGGTGGGTCCATAGGTTTTTGCCGAATTTTTATGACCTTAATTTAATTTGCAAAGTTATTCAAGACTTCAgacagcagcagcagcagcagcaaccacagcagcagcagccaCAACAACAACCACAGCAGTTCACACTAGCATCTTTAGCGGAGGATTTAGGTATATCGAGATTCCCACTGTTTACTACGACAGCTGGACAAAGTTTATTAACATCTTTAGGTTTCTTTCAGTTAAGCAAACTTTCAATGAATAAGCTACCTAACGGAACAACTTTCGAAACTTACAGGAACCTAATTTATGGTATCAACGGAGAGTAG
- the NOG2 gene encoding putative GTPase NOG2 (similar to Saccharomyces cerevisiae NOG2 (YNR053C); ancestral locus Anc_6.380) produces MYVLNKCDLVPTWVAAAWVKHLSKERPTLAFHASITNSFGKGSLIQLLRQFSQLHSERKQISVGFIGYPNTGKSSIINTLRKKKVCQVAPIPGETKVWQYITLMKRIFLIDCPGIVPPSTKDTEEDILFRGVVRVEHVSNPEQYMPGVLKRCQAKHLERTYEISGWKDATDFLQMLARKQGRLLKGGEPDESGVAKLILNDFNRGKIPWFVPPPEKGEENSKSIDAAPEDASQKVTKETV; encoded by the exons ATGTACGTCTTGAATAAATGTGATCTAGTTCCAACATGGGTAGCA GCGGCATGGGTTAAACACTTATCAAAAGAACGTCCAACCTTAGCTTTTCATGCGTCGATCACAAATTCTTTTGGAAAGGGTTCGTTGATTCAACTACTGCGTCAGTTTTCCCAATTACATAGcgaaagaaaacaaatatcTGTAGGCTTCATCGGGTACCCAAATACTGGTAAATCGTCGATTATAAATACGctaagaaagaaaaaggtaTGCCAAGTAGCACCTATTCCCGGTGAAACGAAGGTTTGGCAGTATATCACcttgatgaagaggatcTTCTTGATTGATTGTCCTGGTATTGTTCCTCCATCCACAAAGGACACAGAGGAAGACATTCTTTTCAGAGGTGTTGTTAGAGTGGAACATGTCTCAAATCCTGAACAATATATGCCGGGTGTTTTGAAGAGATGCCAGGCAAAGCATCTTGAGAGAACTTATGAAATATCGGGTTGGAAGGATGCAACGGATTTCTTACAGATGCTTGCGAGGAAACAAGGGAGATTATTAAAAGGTGGCGAACCAGACGAAAGTGGAGTAGCTAAGCTAATTCTAAATGACTTCAATAGAGGTAAAATACCGTGGTTCGTTCCTCCACCTGAGAAAGgtgaagaaaattcaaaatcaatagaTGCGGCTCCAGAAGACGCTTCACAAAAGGTAACCAAGGAAACTGTTTAA